A genomic window from Cucumis melo cultivar AY chromosome 8, USDA_Cmelo_AY_1.0, whole genome shotgun sequence includes:
- the LOC103484308 gene encoding probable protein phosphatase 2C 28 isoform X2 has translation MMKEEVHSMNNEDDERDWDLEDEGGLAQIRRREFTYGSHLVQGKMNHGMEDYIVTEDRHVDDHKLGLFAIFDGHSGRDVAEYLQSHLFDNILSQSDFWEDPDGAIRRAYKETDEEILAKKVGTRGGSTAVTAILIDGQTLIVAHVGDSRAVICRNGSAKPITVDHEPEKEKELVESRGGFVVQMPGSVPRVDGQLAMSRAFGDAKLKEHITSEPDIRIVAIENETEFAILASDGLWKVISNQEACDCIRKMAMDPQKASEKLIKEALSKMSYDDISCIVVTFH, from the exons ATGATGAAG GAAGAAGTTCACAGCATGAACAACGAAGACGATGAACGAGATTGGGATCTGGAAGATGAGGGAGGCTTGGCGCAAATAAGACGACGAGAGTTTACTTATGGATCTCATCTAGTACAAGGGAAAATGAATCATGGAATGGAGGACTATATAGTTACTGAAGATCGACATGTCGACGACCATAAGCTAGGACTATTTGCAATATTTGATGGCCACTCGGGTCGCGATGTCGCAGAGTACTTGCAGAGCCATCTGTTTGATAACATCTTAAGCCAG TCTGATTTTTGGGAAGACCCTGACGGAGCAATCAGGAGGGCATATAAAGAAACAGATGAAGAGATCTTAGCTAAAAAGGTGGGAACGAGAGGAGGTTCAACAGCAGTCACTGCTATACTAATCGATGGGCAGACTCTAATTGTCGCTCACGTAGGCGATTCACGGGCGGTGATATGCAGGAATGGTTCGGCAAAACCGATTACGGTTGATCACGAAccggagaaggagaaggagctTGTTGAGAGCCGAGGTGGATTTGTTGTACAAATGCCAG GGAGTGTGCCAAGGGTGGATGGTCAGCTAGCAATGTCAAGGGCATTTGGCGATGCTAAGCTGAAAGAACACATTACTTCAGAACCAGATATCAGGATCGTCGCTATTGAAAATGAGACTGAGTTCGCCATTTTAGCCAGTGATGGCCTCTGGAAG GTAATATCAAACCAGGAAGCTTGTGATTGTATCAGAAAAATGGCTATGGATCCTCAAAAGGCTTCAGAGAAGTTGATCAAAGAGGCATTGTCTAAGATGAGCTACGACGACATTTCCTGCATTGTTGTTACCTTCCACTGA
- the LOC103484308 gene encoding probable protein phosphatase 2C 28 isoform X1 translates to MMKKRKSKRVKMKLPKEAKEEVHSMNNEDDERDWDLEDEGGLAQIRRREFTYGSHLVQGKMNHGMEDYIVTEDRHVDDHKLGLFAIFDGHSGRDVAEYLQSHLFDNILSQSDFWEDPDGAIRRAYKETDEEILAKKVGTRGGSTAVTAILIDGQTLIVAHVGDSRAVICRNGSAKPITVDHEPEKEKELVESRGGFVVQMPGSVPRVDGQLAMSRAFGDAKLKEHITSEPDIRIVAIENETEFAILASDGLWKVISNQEACDCIRKMAMDPQKASEKLIKEALSKMSYDDISCIVVTFH, encoded by the exons ATGATGAAG AAAAGGAAATCAAAGCGAGTAAAAATGAAGCTCCCCAAAGAAGCAAAG GAAGAAGTTCACAGCATGAACAACGAAGACGATGAACGAGATTGGGATCTGGAAGATGAGGGAGGCTTGGCGCAAATAAGACGACGAGAGTTTACTTATGGATCTCATCTAGTACAAGGGAAAATGAATCATGGAATGGAGGACTATATAGTTACTGAAGATCGACATGTCGACGACCATAAGCTAGGACTATTTGCAATATTTGATGGCCACTCGGGTCGCGATGTCGCAGAGTACTTGCAGAGCCATCTGTTTGATAACATCTTAAGCCAG TCTGATTTTTGGGAAGACCCTGACGGAGCAATCAGGAGGGCATATAAAGAAACAGATGAAGAGATCTTAGCTAAAAAGGTGGGAACGAGAGGAGGTTCAACAGCAGTCACTGCTATACTAATCGATGGGCAGACTCTAATTGTCGCTCACGTAGGCGATTCACGGGCGGTGATATGCAGGAATGGTTCGGCAAAACCGATTACGGTTGATCACGAAccggagaaggagaaggagctTGTTGAGAGCCGAGGTGGATTTGTTGTACAAATGCCAG GGAGTGTGCCAAGGGTGGATGGTCAGCTAGCAATGTCAAGGGCATTTGGCGATGCTAAGCTGAAAGAACACATTACTTCAGAACCAGATATCAGGATCGTCGCTATTGAAAATGAGACTGAGTTCGCCATTTTAGCCAGTGATGGCCTCTGGAAG GTAATATCAAACCAGGAAGCTTGTGATTGTATCAGAAAAATGGCTATGGATCCTCAAAAGGCTTCAGAGAAGTTGATCAAAGAGGCATTGTCTAAGATGAGCTACGACGACATTTCCTGCATTGTTGTTACCTTCCACTGA
- the LOC103484308 gene encoding probable protein phosphatase 2C 28 isoform X3, protein MNNEDDERDWDLEDEGGLAQIRRREFTYGSHLVQGKMNHGMEDYIVTEDRHVDDHKLGLFAIFDGHSGRDVAEYLQSHLFDNILSQSDFWEDPDGAIRRAYKETDEEILAKKVGTRGGSTAVTAILIDGQTLIVAHVGDSRAVICRNGSAKPITVDHEPEKEKELVESRGGFVVQMPGSVPRVDGQLAMSRAFGDAKLKEHITSEPDIRIVAIENETEFAILASDGLWKVISNQEACDCIRKMAMDPQKASEKLIKEALSKMSYDDISCIVVTFH, encoded by the exons ATGAACAACGAAGACGATGAACGAGATTGGGATCTGGAAGATGAGGGAGGCTTGGCGCAAATAAGACGACGAGAGTTTACTTATGGATCTCATCTAGTACAAGGGAAAATGAATCATGGAATGGAGGACTATATAGTTACTGAAGATCGACATGTCGACGACCATAAGCTAGGACTATTTGCAATATTTGATGGCCACTCGGGTCGCGATGTCGCAGAGTACTTGCAGAGCCATCTGTTTGATAACATCTTAAGCCAG TCTGATTTTTGGGAAGACCCTGACGGAGCAATCAGGAGGGCATATAAAGAAACAGATGAAGAGATCTTAGCTAAAAAGGTGGGAACGAGAGGAGGTTCAACAGCAGTCACTGCTATACTAATCGATGGGCAGACTCTAATTGTCGCTCACGTAGGCGATTCACGGGCGGTGATATGCAGGAATGGTTCGGCAAAACCGATTACGGTTGATCACGAAccggagaaggagaaggagctTGTTGAGAGCCGAGGTGGATTTGTTGTACAAATGCCAG GGAGTGTGCCAAGGGTGGATGGTCAGCTAGCAATGTCAAGGGCATTTGGCGATGCTAAGCTGAAAGAACACATTACTTCAGAACCAGATATCAGGATCGTCGCTATTGAAAATGAGACTGAGTTCGCCATTTTAGCCAGTGATGGCCTCTGGAAG GTAATATCAAACCAGGAAGCTTGTGATTGTATCAGAAAAATGGCTATGGATCCTCAAAAGGCTTCAGAGAAGTTGATCAAAGAGGCATTGTCTAAGATGAGCTACGACGACATTTCCTGCATTGTTGTTACCTTCCACTGA
- the LOC103484310 gene encoding probable receptor-like protein kinase At1g30570 → MGKFQIRKFLIPLLLLMISEYLQTGDAKSNSLFINCGSSSNETADGRKWIGDLTSEGNFSVGNLGANINASTATLNGDSVFEPLYKTARIFTNSLNYTFNGVWGNHVVRLHFCPFPFENLNVNDSSFSVSANGLRLVSKFSVPNEIAYKNMEFQRSGVNSSSFSLIKEFIISVNSEAFVLEFSPSEGSFGFINAIEIVPLTDEIFGGSIDKVGGSAVTLNVSERGTETMYRLNVGGPVIKPTQDPDLWRMWEVDSSYMITANAGSEVHNSSNVTYASTNDSIVAPLPVYETARTMSETEVLEKRFNMSWKFEIHPGFEYLIRLHFCELLYEKARERVFKIYINNRTAVESFDVFVRAGGMNRAYHVDFLEPISSKINTLWIQLGPDTAAGAAGTDALLNGLEIFKLSQNGNLAYIDRFNALEESKGNSKSQILWIGIGAGLASVVFLAVITFLIIYFCRIRRRNFTKKNSSGWRGGSSHGGTVTNTYARGSVGGGQSVFGTLPSVRVGKWFTLAEILAATDNFDEALMIGVGGFGKVYRGEIDDGTLVAIKRANPQSQQGLAEFETEIEMLSKLRHRHLVSMIGFCDEQKEMILVYEYMANGTLRSHLFGSNLPPLTWKQRLEVCIGAARGLHYLHTGAERGIIHRDVKTTNILLDENFVAKMSDFGLSKTGPALDHTHVSTAVKGSFGYLDPEYFRRQQLSEKSDVYSFGVVLLEVVCARAVINPSLPKDQINLAEWAMKWQRKKLLHTIIDPHLKDKYCPESLKTFGEIAEKCLADEGKIRPTMGEVLWHLEYSLQLHDAWIRTNDAQSSCAVDSEGAQTEEQRLDLDGEEESSNMKASTPTDHSS, encoded by the coding sequence ATGGGGAAGTTTCAAATCCGGAAATTCTTGATTCCATTACTACTTCTGATGATTTCTGAGTATTTACAAACTGGAGATGCCAAATCCAATTCCCTTTTCATCAATTGTGGCTCAAGTTCAAATGAAACTGCTGATGGTAGGAAATGGATTGGCGACCTGACTTCAGAAGGGAACTTTTCTGTGGGCAATCTTGGTGCTAATATCAATGCCTCCACAGCCACTTTAAATGGAGATTCAGTCTTTGAGCCGCTGTATAAAACTGCTAGGATATTTACTAATTCCCTGAACTATACTTTTAATGGGGTTTGGGGTAATCATGTTGTTCGACTTCATTTCTGCCCCTTTCCTTTTGAGAACTTAAATGTGAACGATTCATCATTTTCTGTCTCAGCAAATGGTCTTAGATTAGTTTCAAAATTCAGTGTTCCCAATGAGATCGCATATAAGAATATGGAGTTTCAGCGTTCTGGGGTCAATTCAAGTTCATTCTCTTTGATTAAAGAGTTCATTATTTCTGTCAATTCAGAAGCATTTGTTCTTGAGTTCTCCCCTTCTGAAGGATCATTCGGGTTCATCAATGCTATTGAAATCGTTCCCCTGACGGATGAGATTTTTGGAGGTTCCATTGATAAGGTGGGTGGAAGTGCTGTTACTTTGAATGTGAGTGAAAGGGGAACTGAAACTATGTACAGGTTGAATGTTGGAGGGCCTGTGATCAAGCCCACTCAAGATCCAGATCTATGGAGGATGTGGGAAGTGGACTCGAGCTATATGATTACAGCAAATGCTGGGTCTGAGGTACATAACAGTTCTAATGTAACATATGCTTCCACGAATGACTCCATTGTAGCTCCTCTCCCTGTGTATGAAACAGCTAGAACGATGTCTGAGACTGAAGTGCTCGAGAAAAGGTTCAACATGTCGTGGAAATTCGAAATTCATCCTGGTTTCGAGTATTTGATTAGATTGCATTTCTGTGAGCTGCTGTATGAGAAGGCAAGAGAGAGGGTTTTCAAGATTTACATAAACAACAGGACTGCAGTTGAGAGTTTTGATGTGTTTGTACGAGCCGGGGGAATGAACAGAGCATATCATGTGGATTTCCTTGAACCAATTTCATCCAAAATCAACACCCTCTGGATTCAACTAGGCCCGGATACGGCTGCAGGTGCTGCAGGAACAGATGCTCTCTTGAATGGTTTGGAAATCTTTAAGCTGAGTCAAAATGGGAATCTTGCGTACATTGACAGGTTTAATGCCTTGGAGGAATCGAAGGGAAACTCGAAATCTCAAATTCTCTGGATAGGCATTGGAGCAGGTTTAGCCTCTGTTGTTTTCCTTGCTGTTATTACCTTTCTCATCATCTATTTCTGCAGAATCCGGAGAAGGAATTTTACAAAGAAGAACTCTTCTGGGTGGAGAGGAGGATCCAGTCATGGGGGCACTGTCACCAACACTTATGCCAGAGGGTCTGTTGGCGGAGGCCAAAGTGTGTTCGGGACCTTGCCATCTGTCAGAGTTGGCAAATGGTTTACATTAGCAGAGATTCTTGCAGCGACGGATAACTTTGATGAAGCTCTGATGATCGGAGTTGGCGGTTTTGGTAAGGTCTACAGAGGGGAGATTGATGATGGTACTCTTGTGGCAATCAAGAGAGCAAACCCCCAGTCTCAGCAGGGACTTGCTGAGTTCGAAACTGAAATCGAAATGCTTTCTAAACTTAGGCATAGACATCTGGTGTCAATGATTGGCTTTTGTGACGAGCAAAAGGAAATGATCTTGGTTTACGAATATATGGCGAATGGCACTCTTAGAAGTCATCTCTTTGGGAGTAATCTCCCACCTTTGACATGGAAGCAGAGATTGGAAGTGTGCATTGGTGCAGCCAGGGGACTCCATTATCTTCACACAGGAGCTGAGAGAGGAATAATCCACAGAGATGTGAAGACGACCAACATACTCTTGGATGAAAACTTTGTTGCAAAAATGTCTGATTTTGGTCTTTCAAAAACGGGCCCTGCTTTGGATCACACTCATGTTAGTACTGCAGTTAAGGGCAGCTTCGGCTACCTCGATCCGGAGTACTTCAGGCGCCAGCAGCTGAGTGAAAAATCTGATGTTTATTCTTTTGGTGTGGTATTGTTAGAAGTTGTTTGTGCAAGAGCTGTTATAAACCCAAGTTTGCCTAAGGATCAGATAAATCTTGCAGAATGGGCAATGAAATGGCAACGCAAAAAGTTGTTGCACACCATTATAGATCCACATCTTAAAGACAAATATTGTCCCGAATCTCTAAAAACATTTGGAGAAATAGCAGAAAAGTGCCTCGCTGATGAAGGGAAGATTCGGCCAACAATGGGCGAAGTTCTATGGCACCTAGAATATTCTCTGCAACTCCATGATGCTTGGATCCGCACTAATGATGCACAAAGTTCTTGCGCGGTAGACTCCGAAGGAGCACAAACTGAGGAACAGAGGCTAGATCTTGATGGGGAAGAGGAAAGCTCCAACATGAAAGCTTCAACTCCAACTGATCACTCATCCTAA
- the LOC103484312 gene encoding WPP domain-associated protein, translated as MDANAPVEENGRMELTESGKQDGNLGDDFLEDFDSCWQDITDRLTISRLVSDSVIKGMVNAISQEAHEKITQKELEVSELKKILQSYHLGPNSENTKFLAFPLRSCEPKCTEFDRNDSIRGAFFEHDGMTESMCSLRNTAKENLNKLKKEIDRIRGCNSIRNINSGSEFVGLGLGGLLQEKASSRCIDLDKIVDDLQDNLDTFYKQLEGILQLSKASLGQWQVEQEYLADIECLVIRNYIWSIQQEFEEKLWDQNAKILSNERKISAEKMKEISCLRQELDIILKSLSPEVGHLISYSSMDSDHSHRKLLGNHMTPTLHREGNGKHEMSKTNLPENVDPSRLKHMGKDELINHFNTEMTKMSRNHESQVHEITEENFALKREILKEREKSSMLKKDREFDILRRKIPDIILKLDDILMENEKLRSSDANDENLGTMRNRLESLISENHHLKDLLGEKKKEIKCLSSQVSSHAEKMSQHSLVLSESLNTIEKLKCEMQEAQFEASICEDIVECFLREMMDESKCATEESAMRYDIMQGIYETVFEGASFVGELASTSENEHLDEESIVMQGLLGVVLQESLKEAEEKMISLHNRYMEEMSARLSIEKEVLHCGQALEIEIFNNKKLEAELISSRASLKEKEKLVQEITSLLKEEKEKLALAYEEVGSLKDQANSQEILILKSHEESNTTNFKLTEAMQNVGLLKVETCELKRKLEQAMAEFRKVDEDRRMLVATVSENQETKLLFEEKEKEHRKQMETVIFVVQELSKEVYDFEHRVIDYISRNNERLKRLGSETKSLIQDASMVKRDRLIYKQRLEKRCSDLQKAEAEVDLLGDEVDALLRLLEKMYIALDHYSPILKHYPGIVETLKLVKRELSGNTMEAF; from the exons ATGGATGCAAATGCGCCTGTGGAGGAAAACGGTAGGATGGAGCTTACCGAAAGTGGTAAACAAGATGGTAATCTGGGTGATGACTTCCTCGAGGATTTTGACTCTTGTTGGCAAGACATTACTGACCGGTTGACCATTTCAAGACTGGTAAGCGACTCTGTCATCAAGGGTATGGTAAATGCAATTTCTCAGGAGGCGCATGAGAAaattactcagaaagaattggaGGTGTCTGAATTGAAGAAAATACTACAGTCCTACCACTTGGGTCCCAACTCCGAGAATACAAAGTTTTTGGCGTTTCCATTGAGGTCGTGCGAGCCAAAATGTACTGAATTTGACAGAAATGACAGCATCCGTGGTGCATTCTTTGAGCACGATGGAATGACAGAATCGATGTGCAGCCTAAGGAACACAGCTAAGGAAAACCTCAACAAACTAAAGAAAGAAATTGATAGAATAAGAGGATGCAATTCAATTAGAAATATCAATTCAGGCTCTGAGTTTGTTGGACTTGGATTGGGTGGTCTACTACAGGAAAAAGCATCTTCGAGATGTATTGACCTCGATAAAATTGTTGATGATCTTCAAGATAACCTAGATACTTTCTATAAGCAGCTGGAAGGTATACTTCAATTGTCAAAAGCATCTCTTGGTCAGTGGCAAGTCGAGCAGGAGTACCTAGCAGATATTGAGTGCCTGGTGATTAGAAATTATATCTGGAGTATCCAACAGGAGTTTGAAGAGAAATTATGGGAccaaaatgctaaaattttgaGTAATGAAAGAAAGATATCAGCCgaaaagatgaaagaaattTCATGTTTACGTCAAGAACTggatataattttaaaatcactATCTCCTGAAGTTGGACATTTGATTTCCTATAGTTCCATGGATTCTGATCATTCTCACCGCAAGTTATTAGGTAATCATATGACTCCAACTTTGCATCGGGAAGGAAATGGCAAGCATGAAATGTCCAAGACAAATCTTCCTGAGAATGTGGACCCTTCTCGTCTGAAGCATATGGGCAAAGATGAATTGATCAATCATTTTAACACTGAGATGACAAAAATGAGTAGAAATCACGAATCCCAAGTACATGAAATTACTGAGGAGAATTTTGCTCTCAAAAGAGAAATTTTGAAGGAAAGAGAGAAGTCATCTATGTTGAAGAAGGATAGAGAATTTGACATACTTAGGAGAAAAATCCCTGACATTATTCTAAAGTTAGACGACATTCTTATGGAAAATGAGAAGTTACGGTCGTCAGATGCTAATGATGAGAACCTAGGCACAATGAGGAATAGACTGGAGTCTCTTATTTCAGAAAATCATCACCTTAAGGACTTGcttggagaaaagaaaaaggagattAAGTGTTTGTCCTCTCAAGTTTCAAGCCATGCCGAGAAAATGTCTCAACATTCTCTTGTACTTTCCGAGTCCTTAAATACAATTGAAAAACTTAAATGTGAGATGCAGGAGGCTCAATTTGAGGCCTCAATTTGTGAGGATATAGTCGAATGCTTCTTAAGGGAGATGATGGATGAAAGCAAATGTGCCACTGAGGAGTCAGCTATGAGATATGATATCATGCAAGGAATTTATGAAACTGTCTTTGAAGGAGCATCTTTTGTAGGTGAGCTTGCTAGTACATCTGAAAATGAACATTTGGATGAGGAATCCATCGTTATGCAAGGTCTTCTAGGAGTGGTTTTACAAGAATCCTTAAAAGAAGCTGAGGAGAAAATGATTAGCTTGCACAACCGATATATGGAAGAGATGAGTGCTCGACTGTCCATAGAAAAAGAGGTGTTACATTGTGGACAGGCATTAGAAATAGAGATTTTTAATAACAAGAAGTTAGAAGCAGAACTAATATCATCTAGAGcatcattaaaagaaaaagaaaagctcGTGCAAGAAATAACCTCTTTattaaaagaagagaaagagaagctAGCGTTAGCTTATGAAGAGGTTGGTTCTTTGAAGGATCAGGCCAATAGTCAGGAAATACTGATTTTAAAAAGCCATGAAGAATCAAATACTACCAATTTTAAATTGACAGAGGCCATGCAAAATGTTGGATTACTTAAGGTGGAAACTTGTGAATTGAAACGGAAGCTTGAACAAGCAATGGCAGAATTTAGAAAGGTTGATGAAGATAGAAGAATGCTTGTTGCCACGGTGTCAGAGAATCAGGAGACTAAGTTATTGTTcgaggagaaagaaaaggaacaTAGGAAGCAGATGGAAACGGTAATTTTTGTGGTCCAGGAATTATCAAAAGAAGTTTATGATTTTGAACACAGAGTGATTGACTACATTTCAAGGAATAATGAAAG GTTGAAGAGATTGGGTTCTGAGACAAAGTCACTTATCCAGGATGCTTCTATGGTGAAAAGGGATCGTTTGATCTACAAGCAGAGGCTTGAGAAGAGGTGTTCTGACCTCCAAAAGGCTGAAGCTGAG GTCGATCTTTTGGGGGATGAGGTTGATGCTCTTTTAAGACTTCTTGAAAAGATGTATATTGCTCTTGATCATTATTCACCAATATTGAAACATTATCCTGGA ATTGTTGAAACCTTGAAGCTTGTAAAAAGAGAATTGAGTGGAAATACGATGGAAGCTTTTTGA
- the LOC103485302 gene encoding caffeoylshikimate esterase-like: MSHPINQANENSPYGELTREEFYKKHNVTHHESFILNAQKMKIFTQSWRPDSDTKLKGVVAMVHGYTCDSGWIFELTGVAIAKLGFLVCSLDLQGHGRSEGAPGSIPDIELLVHDCTLFFDSIREQHPNLPAFLYGESLGGAISILISLKQEGVWNGIVLNGFMCGISGKFKPIWPLEKLLPIAASLAPSLRLVISKPVASKSYKEEWKRRLVARNPNRRFSGKPPMATALEFLRVCEYIKRNCHEIRVPMLMVHGEDDVVCDSWSARYVFEAAESEDKTLKVYPGMWHQLIGEAKEDVEIVYGTILNWAPL, translated from the exons ATGTCGCACCCAATAAACCAGGCCAACGAGAACAGCCCCTATGGAGAGCTAACAAGGGAAGAATTCTACAAGAAACACAATGTTACTCACCATGAAAGCTTCATCCTCAATGCACAGAAGATGAAGATCTTCACTCAATCTTGGCGGCCTGATTCTGACACAAAGCTCAAAGGGGTTGTAGCCATGGTCCATGGCTACACCTGTGACAGTGGCTGGATATTCGAGCTCACTGGCGTCGCCATAGCAAAACTTGGGTTCCTCGTTTGCTCCCTCGACCTTCAAGGCCATGGTCGCTCCGAGGGAGCCCCTGGTTCAATCCCAGATATCGAACTCCTCGTCCACGATTGTACACTGTTCTTCGACTCTATTCGAGAACAGCATCCAAACCTCCCTGCTTTTCTCTACGGGGAATCCCTAGGGGGTGCAATTTCAATCCTGATTTCCTTGAAGCAAGAGGGGGTTTGGAACGGAATAGTGTTAAACGGTTTCATGTGTGGAATATCAGGGAAATTTAAACCGATTTGGCCATTGGAGAAGCTTCTTCCAATAGCAGCGTCTTTAGCGCCGTCATTACGGTTGGTGATATCGAAGCCAGTAGCGAGCAAATCATACAAAGAGGAATGGAAGAGGAGATTGGTAGCGAGGAACCCTAATCGGCGATTTTCGGGAAAGCCGCCGATGGCAACAGCATTGGAGTTCCTTCGAGTGTGTGAGTACATAAAGAGGAACTGCCATGAAATCAGGGTTCCAATGCTGATGGTTCATGGGGAAGACGACGTGGTTTGCGACAGCTGGTCGGCGAGATATGTGTTCGAAGCGGCGGAGAGTGAGGACAAGACGTTGAAGGTATATCCCGGAATGTGGCATCAGTTGATCGGAGAGGCGAAGGAGGATGTGGAGATTGTTTATGGCACTATTTTGAACTG gGCTCCGTTGTGA